A portion of the Agrobacterium tumefaciens genome contains these proteins:
- a CDS encoding ABC transporter substrate-binding protein — MKRTLLSLVFAAASVFAPVQSQAADKLTVLLEWFVNPDHAPMVIAKERGLFADAGLDVELVPPADPSAVPRLVSAKQADIGVHYQPNLYLDHDAGLPLVRFGTLVETPLNTVTVLADGPIKSLKDLKGKKVGFSVSGFEDAMLKRMLEKEGLTKDDVELVNVNFSLSPSLIAGKVDATLGGFRNFELTQMKLEGHEGRSFFPEEHGVPAYDELIFVTHRDLVKDSRLPRFLSAVEQAAIFITNHPQESWQLFIKAYPNLDDALNKQAFFDTLPRFAKRPAALDRTRYTRFGTFMKDMQLIKQAPAAEDIAVELQ, encoded by the coding sequence ATGAAACGAACTCTTCTTTCCCTCGTCTTCGCGGCAGCAAGCGTGTTTGCGCCCGTGCAATCGCAGGCGGCCGACAAGCTTACCGTGTTGCTGGAATGGTTCGTGAACCCGGACCATGCACCGATGGTGATTGCCAAGGAACGCGGCCTGTTCGCAGATGCGGGGCTGGACGTTGAGCTGGTTCCGCCTGCGGACCCATCCGCCGTGCCGCGTCTTGTCTCGGCAAAACAGGCCGATATCGGTGTACACTACCAGCCGAACCTCTATCTCGACCACGATGCCGGGCTGCCGCTCGTCCGTTTCGGCACGCTGGTCGAAACCCCGCTGAACACCGTCACCGTTCTGGCCGATGGTCCAATCAAGAGCCTGAAGGACCTGAAGGGCAAGAAGGTCGGCTTCTCCGTTTCCGGCTTCGAGGATGCAATGCTGAAGCGCATGCTGGAGAAGGAGGGACTGACGAAAGACGATGTGGAACTGGTCAACGTCAATTTCTCACTCTCGCCGTCCCTGATCGCGGGCAAGGTCGATGCCACGCTTGGCGGTTTCCGCAATTTCGAACTGACGCAGATGAAGCTTGAAGGCCACGAAGGCCGCTCGTTCTTCCCCGAGGAACATGGCGTGCCCGCCTATGACGAGCTCATCTTCGTCACCCATCGTGATCTCGTGAAAGATAGCCGCCTGCCGCGTTTTCTCTCGGCCGTTGAGCAGGCCGCGATTTTCATCACCAACCACCCACAAGAATCCTGGCAGCTTTTCATCAAGGCCTATCCGAACCTTGACGACGCGCTGAACAAACAGGCGTTTTTCGATACGCTGCCGCGTTTCGCCAAACGTCCAGCCGCACTCGATCGCACCCGCTACACACGCTTCGGCACTTTCATGAAGGACATGCAACTGATCAAGCAGGCGCCGGCGGCGGAAGACATTGCCGTGGAGTTGCAATAA
- a CDS encoding hydroxyethylthiazole kinase encodes MANSFPTAAKAAEILERVRQTRPRVHCLMNTVVQKFTADGITVVGGIPSMTTSLEEIGAFVTKADAVTINLGTLDADRRKVIRFAVEIARAAGKPWILDPVHCDYSPSRLAFARDLISLGPTIVRGNSAEMSLIGAVPNAIRIETGPVDNLRDATRSVRIVNGHPWMAKVTGTGCLSGGVIAAFMAVEKDALTAAAAALAITGVAAELAAKNAKGPGTFEPAFLDVLSEISGEDIINHARIEHEQG; translated from the coding sequence ATGGCAAACAGTTTTCCGACTGCGGCGAAGGCCGCAGAGATCCTCGAAAGGGTAAGGCAGACGCGCCCGCGCGTGCATTGCCTGATGAACACCGTGGTACAGAAATTCACCGCGGATGGCATTACCGTCGTCGGCGGCATCCCCTCGATGACAACCTCACTCGAAGAAATCGGTGCTTTCGTCACGAAAGCCGATGCGGTAACGATCAATCTCGGCACGCTCGACGCCGACCGGCGCAAAGTCATTCGATTTGCCGTCGAGATCGCCCGCGCGGCTGGCAAGCCGTGGATTCTGGACCCCGTGCATTGCGACTATTCGCCATCGCGACTGGCGTTCGCGCGTGACCTGATCTCGCTTGGACCCACCATCGTGCGCGGCAACAGCGCTGAGATGAGCCTGATCGGTGCTGTTCCGAACGCCATCAGGATAGAGACCGGACCTGTCGATAACCTGCGCGACGCCACAAGGAGCGTCAGAATCGTCAACGGTCACCCGTGGATGGCGAAGGTGACAGGCACGGGTTGCCTATCGGGTGGCGTCATCGCCGCCTTCATGGCGGTGGAAAAAGACGCACTGACGGCCGCCGCCGCCGCCCTCGCCATCACGGGTGTCGCAGCCGAACTGGCAGCGAAAAACGCCAAAGGCCCCGGCACATTCGAGCCGGCATTTCTGGATGTGCTTTCAGAAATTTCCGGCGAAGACATAATAAACCATGCGAGGATTGAGCATGAACAAGGTTGA
- the thiE gene encoding thiamine phosphate synthase — protein sequence MNKVDYRLNALVDASLGDVAPLGELALAAALNGATILQYRDKHASTREMIENASAIREAIAGTGVPLVINDRVDVALASGADGVHLGADDMDAKTARRILGDKAIIGLTVKNRADGERAASMPADYACIGGVFETVSKVNPDKPVGLDGFTTLRTLLRELRPGMPVGAIAGIDLARVPNVIAAGADGVAVISAIFRAGDIASATRDFRAAVDAALKARQS from the coding sequence ATGAACAAGGTTGATTACCGTCTCAACGCGCTGGTCGATGCGAGCCTCGGCGATGTTGCGCCCTTGGGCGAGCTTGCTCTGGCGGCCGCACTCAACGGCGCGACCATTCTGCAATATCGCGACAAACACGCCTCCACGCGGGAGATGATCGAAAACGCCAGCGCCATTCGCGAAGCCATTGCCGGCACGGGCGTGCCGCTGGTCATCAACGACCGGGTGGATGTGGCGCTCGCCTCTGGCGCGGACGGGGTGCATCTCGGCGCCGATGATATGGATGCCAAAACCGCCAGACGCATCCTTGGAGATAAGGCGATCATCGGCCTCACCGTCAAGAACCGCGCCGATGGCGAGCGGGCGGCCTCCATGCCCGCCGATTACGCCTGCATTGGTGGCGTGTTCGAAACCGTTTCCAAGGTCAATCCAGACAAGCCTGTCGGCCTTGACGGCTTTACGACGCTCCGCACTCTGCTCCGCGAATTGCGGCCGGGCATGCCGGTGGGCGCCATCGCCGGTATCGATCTTGCCCGCGTGCCGAACGTCATCGCTGCCGGTGCGGATGGTGTCGCCGTTATTTCTGCAATCTTCCGCGCAGGCGATATTGCCAGCGCAACCAGGGACTTCCGCGCGGCAGTCGATGCAGCGCTGAAAGCGAGACAGTCATGA
- the thiD gene encoding bifunctional hydroxymethylpyrimidine kinase/phosphomethylpyrimidine kinase, producing MTAIALTIAGSDSGGGAGIQADIKTFSALGAYAASIITAITAQNTKGVTAVEDISVATIVAQMDAVFSDLAVNAVKIGMVSRIETIAAIAARLRQQPQPVVLDPVMVATSGDRLLHADAIETLRRDLLPLATIVTPNLPEAALLTGLPIADTEAEITRQAEMILKVGAKAVLIKGGHGDGPQSTDYLFADGTVQALSATRVDTKNDHGTGCTLAAAITAHLAKSCELREAVGLAKDYLNGALDAGRGLAVGNGRGPVHHFYRWWG from the coding sequence ATGACAGCAATCGCATTGACCATCGCCGGCTCAGACAGCGGCGGCGGCGCGGGCATTCAGGCCGACATCAAGACTTTCTCGGCACTCGGCGCCTATGCCGCCAGCATCATCACCGCCATCACCGCCCAGAACACCAAAGGTGTGACGGCAGTGGAGGATATTTCCGTCGCCACCATCGTCGCGCAGATGGATGCGGTTTTTTCCGATCTTGCCGTCAATGCGGTGAAGATCGGCATGGTATCGCGGATCGAAACCATCGCGGCCATAGCTGCAAGGCTCCGGCAGCAGCCCCAGCCGGTGGTGCTCGACCCCGTGATGGTTGCGACCTCCGGCGACCGTCTATTGCATGCGGATGCGATCGAGACATTGCGGCGCGACCTGCTGCCGCTCGCCACCATCGTCACGCCGAACCTGCCTGAAGCAGCGCTTCTCACCGGGTTGCCGATTGCAGACACCGAGGCGGAGATCACCCGTCAGGCCGAGATGATCCTGAAGGTGGGCGCGAAAGCCGTGCTCATCAAGGGCGGCCATGGCGACGGGCCGCAGAGTACGGATTATCTGTTTGCAGACGGCACCGTGCAGGCGCTTTCCGCTACGCGAGTGGACACGAAAAACGACCATGGGACCGGCTGCACGCTGGCGGCGGCGATTACGGCTCATTTGGCCAAGAGTTGTGAATTGCGTGAGGCGGTTGGTCTTGCGAAGGACTATCTGAATGGGGCGCTTGACGCTGGTCGGGGGCTTGCCGTCGGGAACGGTCGGGGACCGGTGCATCATTTTTATCGGTGGTGGGGGTGA
- a CDS encoding Lrp/AsnC family transcriptional regulator, whose translation MSSLDATDRHIIRLLRLNARISNAKLAAEVGLSASACLRRVDILEREGIIRGYTALTSGLAGGEVISVIVQITLDRQTEDFLNRFENAVRRYPEIRECYLMTGGSDYFLRCEAESAGDFERIHKEILSKLPGVSRIHSSFAIRNVLATPKAR comes from the coding sequence ATGTCGTCACTCGACGCGACTGACCGTCACATCATCCGCCTGCTCCGGCTCAATGCCCGCATCAGCAATGCGAAACTTGCTGCGGAAGTCGGCCTTTCGGCCTCTGCCTGCCTTCGCCGGGTCGATATTCTGGAACGGGAGGGTATCATCCGGGGCTATACGGCGCTGACCAGCGGCCTTGCCGGCGGCGAGGTGATCTCGGTCATCGTGCAGATCACGCTCGACCGCCAGACGGAGGATTTTCTCAACAGGTTTGAGAACGCGGTGCGGCGTTATCCAGAAATCCGCGAATGTTACCTGATGACGGGCGGGTCGGATTATTTCCTGCGATGTGAGGCGGAAAGTGCGGGCGATTTCGAGCGCATCCATAAGGAGATTCTGTCGAAGCTGCCGGGTGTTTCGCGGATTCATTCGAGTTTTGCGATCAGGAATGTGCTGGCGACGCCGAAGGCGCGGTGA
- the alr gene encoding alanine racemase codes for MDMQISRQQAAGGASGHLTIDLGALRDNYLALAAMAPTSQTAAVVKADAYGLGADIVSQVLFDAGCRNFFVAHIDEALALRLRLSAEARIFVLNGLQPGNETSCAAMAVTPVLNSLEQIAQWAAHAKNLGKTLPAAVQIDTGMCRLGLSPEELEVLASRPQLLDGIDIALVMSHLACADEPDHLSNAAQLSVMRKAAVAFPDVSVCFSNSGGIFLGNDYHNSLLRPGIALYGGAPSVTRPNPMKPVVRLDVAVIQTRDVPAGSLVGYGGSFEAAGPTRLATIAAGYADGLPRSLSNRGAAWYNGVRLPIAGRVSMDSIILDISALPLGTLMQGSFVQMIGPDQTLEDIAEDAGTIAYEILTGLGRRYRRNYIQPGENPAVASTSVSHK; via the coding sequence ATGGACATGCAGATCAGCCGCCAGCAGGCAGCGGGTGGTGCAAGCGGCCATCTGACCATCGATCTTGGCGCATTGCGCGATAATTATCTCGCGCTTGCGGCAATGGCGCCCACATCGCAGACGGCAGCGGTCGTCAAGGCTGACGCATACGGCCTCGGCGCGGATATCGTCTCGCAGGTGCTGTTTGACGCGGGCTGTCGGAATTTCTTCGTCGCCCATATCGATGAAGCGCTGGCGCTCCGGCTGCGTCTTTCAGCGGAAGCGCGGATTTTCGTCCTCAACGGGCTTCAACCCGGTAACGAAACCTCCTGCGCAGCCATGGCCGTCACACCGGTTCTAAATTCGCTCGAGCAGATCGCCCAATGGGCGGCCCACGCCAAAAATCTTGGCAAGACGTTACCCGCCGCAGTGCAGATCGATACCGGCATGTGCCGTCTCGGCCTCTCTCCCGAGGAGCTTGAAGTCCTCGCCTCCCGGCCGCAACTGCTTGATGGTATCGACATCGCCCTCGTGATGAGCCACCTCGCCTGCGCCGACGAGCCGGATCACCTCTCCAATGCCGCCCAACTCTCTGTGATGCGAAAAGCCGCTGTCGCTTTTCCTGATGTATCCGTCTGCTTTTCCAATTCCGGCGGCATCTTTCTGGGCAACGACTATCACAACTCCCTGCTACGCCCCGGCATTGCGCTTTATGGCGGCGCGCCCTCCGTTACCCGTCCCAACCCTATGAAACCGGTTGTCCGGCTTGATGTCGCCGTTATTCAGACCCGCGACGTTCCCGCCGGATCGCTGGTCGGTTATGGCGGCTCTTTCGAAGCGGCCGGGCCGACGCGGCTTGCGACGATCGCTGCTGGTTATGCCGATGGCCTGCCGCGATCGCTCAGCAATCGCGGTGCGGCATGGTACAATGGCGTTCGCCTGCCCATCGCTGGTCGCGTTTCAATGGACAGCATCATTCTCGACATATCCGCCCTGCCCTTGGGAACATTGATGCAAGGCAGCTTCGTGCAGATGATCGGGCCTGACCAGACGCTGGAAGACATTGCCGAGGACGCGGGCACGATCGCCTATGAAATCCTGACCGGCCTCGGACGCCGTTACCGCCGCAATTATATTCAGCCGGGCGAAAACCCGGCCGTCGCTTCAACATCTGTCAGCCATAAGTGA
- a CDS encoding D-amino acid dehydrogenase → MNVTILGAGVVGVTSAWYLAKAGHKVTVIDRQPAAALETSFANAGEVSPGYSSPWAAPGIPMKAMKWLFMKHAPLIIRPTADPAAWRWMSQMLRNCTSARYAINKSRMVRIAEYSRDCLMALRDETGIEYDQRMQGTLEVFRTQKQFDAIGKDVDVLTAGGVPFEILDRDGCAAIEPGLSPSREKIVGGLRLPGDETGDCFMFTTELARMAEEAGVTFIYDTGIMRPIVEAGRIKAVETTKGLVEADIFVAALGSYSPQFVRQLGLTLPVYPVKGYSITVPIVKEERAPVSTVMDETFKVAITRLGSRIRAGGMAEIAGFSKDLPAARQETLAHSVEDLFGGAGDQSQAKFWCGLRPMTPDGTPVIGATRYSNLYLNTGHGTLGWTMSCGSARVLADLISGNKPEIDTHDLALSRYAA, encoded by the coding sequence ATGAACGTCACTATCCTCGGAGCCGGCGTCGTCGGCGTGACCTCCGCCTGGTATCTGGCCAAAGCCGGACACAAGGTGACGGTGATCGACCGCCAGCCGGCCGCAGCACTTGAAACCAGCTTTGCCAACGCCGGCGAGGTTTCCCCCGGCTATTCCTCGCCATGGGCCGCGCCCGGCATTCCGATGAAGGCCATGAAATGGCTGTTCATGAAACATGCCCCGCTCATCATCCGCCCGACCGCCGATCCGGCGGCGTGGCGCTGGATGAGCCAGATGCTGCGCAATTGCACATCGGCGCGTTATGCCATCAACAAGAGCCGCATGGTGCGCATTGCCGAATATAGCCGCGATTGCCTAATGGCGCTGCGCGACGAAACCGGGATAGAATACGACCAGCGCATGCAGGGCACACTGGAGGTTTTCCGCACCCAGAAGCAGTTCGACGCCATCGGCAAGGATGTGGACGTGCTGACGGCAGGTGGCGTGCCTTTCGAAATTCTCGACCGCGACGGCTGCGCCGCCATCGAGCCCGGCCTTTCTCCTTCCAGGGAAAAGATCGTCGGCGGCCTGCGCCTGCCCGGTGATGAAACCGGCGACTGCTTCATGTTCACCACCGAACTTGCGCGCATGGCTGAAGAGGCGGGTGTCACCTTCATCTACGATACCGGCATCATGCGCCCCATCGTCGAGGCAGGCCGTATCAAGGCCGTGGAGACCACCAAGGGGCTGGTGGAAGCCGATATTTTCGTCGCCGCATTGGGCAGCTATTCCCCGCAATTCGTCCGCCAGCTCGGCCTTACCCTGCCGGTTTACCCGGTCAAGGGCTACTCCATCACGGTTCCGATCGTGAAGGAGGAACGCGCGCCCGTTTCGACCGTGATGGACGAAACGTTCAAGGTGGCGATCACCCGGCTCGGCTCGCGCATCCGCGCCGGTGGCATGGCGGAAATCGCCGGTTTCAGCAAGGATCTGCCCGCAGCAAGACAGGAAACTCTGGCCCATTCGGTGGAAGACCTGTTCGGCGGCGCAGGTGACCAGAGCCAGGCGAAATTCTGGTGCGGCCTGCGCCCGATGACGCCGGATGGTACGCCTGTCATCGGCGCCACCCGCTACAGCAATCTTTATCTCAACACCGGCCACGGTACGCTTGGCTGGACCATGTCCTGCGGCTCGGCCCGTGTGCTTGCCGATCTCATCAGCGGGAACAAGCCCGAGATAGACACGCACGATCTGGCACTCAGCCGTTACGCAGCCTGA
- a CDS encoding GntR family transcriptional regulator, protein MSLAHITVNSDSSHEDRAQAIRDTLRDAIVDRRLAPGTKLSESEVGTLFDVSRTVVRAALQMLAYEGLVKAERNRGAFVSNPTPDEARQVFASRRLIEPGVLDAAIEKITPAAVKQLREHLVQESRHQHERGPHARRAEIKASGDFHLMLASLAGNAILEKFMDELVARSSLVIALYGRSGVSSCGHNDHADLLDALEAKDAAKARALMLQHLDHIEADLDLRMKEGLALKDALAL, encoded by the coding sequence ATGAGCCTTGCCCATATAACCGTCAATTCCGATTCATCCCACGAAGACCGTGCCCAGGCTATTCGAGATACGCTGCGCGACGCCATTGTCGACCGACGGCTTGCCCCGGGAACGAAGCTGTCGGAATCGGAAGTGGGAACGCTGTTCGATGTCAGCCGCACGGTGGTGCGGGCGGCTCTTCAGATGCTGGCTTACGAAGGACTGGTCAAGGCCGAGCGCAACCGCGGCGCTTTTGTCTCCAATCCCACACCGGACGAAGCGCGGCAGGTTTTTGCTTCGCGCCGGCTGATCGAGCCCGGCGTTCTGGACGCCGCAATCGAAAAGATCACGCCTGCGGCGGTGAAGCAGCTGAGAGAGCATCTGGTTCAGGAAAGCCGCCACCAGCATGAGCGCGGCCCGCACGCCAGGCGCGCGGAAATCAAGGCATCAGGCGATTTCCACCTGATGCTGGCCTCGCTTGCCGGCAATGCCATCCTCGAAAAATTCATGGACGAACTGGTCGCCCGCTCGTCGCTGGTTATCGCGCTCTACGGGCGCTCGGGCGTTTCAAGCTGCGGCCACAACGATCATGCCGACCTGCTCGATGCTCTGGAGGCGAAGGATGCGGCAAAGGCCCGTGCCTTGATGCTGCAGCACCTCGATCACATCGAGGCCGATCTCGACCTTCGCATGAAGGAAGGATTGGCGCTGAAGGATGCACTGGCACTTTGA
- a CDS encoding BA14K family protein yields MSSFAAKTVLAIAVAAATIVPFNSASADDWGRRDRRDAAILGGVLGLAAGVAVGSALSRPAPVDDERVYIDPPRRYEPSYVYEEPDYRYYQPQPQPVYRPAPAYRPAPVYRAQPVYDNNSGYYQQRRTYRTIEPWTNAWYDYCSQRYRSFNGRSGTYVGNDGQRHFCVAG; encoded by the coding sequence ATGTCGTCCTTTGCAGCTAAAACCGTTCTGGCTATCGCCGTCGCCGCCGCCACCATCGTGCCCTTCAACAGCGCCTCCGCCGATGACTGGGGCCGCCGCGACCGTCGCGATGCCGCTATTCTGGGTGGCGTGCTTGGCCTTGCCGCCGGTGTCGCCGTTGGCTCAGCCCTTTCCCGCCCGGCACCGGTAGACGACGAGCGCGTCTATATCGACCCGCCGCGTCGCTATGAACCGAGCTATGTGTACGAAGAGCCGGACTACCGCTATTATCAACCGCAGCCGCAGCCCGTTTATCGACCCGCTCCGGCCTATCGTCCGGCACCGGTTTACCGTGCCCAACCGGTCTACGACAATAATTCCGGCTACTACCAGCAACGCCGTACCTACCGCACCATCGAGCCATGGACGAATGCCTGGTACGATTATTGCTCGCAACGTTATCGCAGCTTCAACGGCCGCTCCGGCACCTATGTCGGCAATGACGGCCAGCGTCATTTCTGCGTAGCGGGCTGA
- a CDS encoding sigma-54-dependent transcriptional regulator translates to MMAGGTIFLVDDDSQLRKAMVQTLELDGLPVTSFSRAEQALAALNEDFDGVVITDVRMPGMTGLEFFDHVRRIDADLPVILITGHGDVPMAVDALHNGAYDFIAKPFPAERMVESARRALEKRRLVLENRALRRASAQAEDDLPLIGQTPAMERLRTTLRHIADTDVDVLVAGETGSGKEVVATALHRWSKKRSRGNFVALNCGALPETVIESELFGHEPGAFTGAQKKRVGRIEHSSGGTLFLDEIESMPLAVQVKMLRVLEMREVSPLGSNEERPVDIRVVAAAKVDLGDPAERGTFREDLYYRLNVVTLSIPPLRERKADIPLLFSHFVTKAANRFNMPVPQISAGVSRRLNDYDWPGNVRELGHFAERVVLGLEMDAATTTVSQSSVPASGTLPERMDEMEAQIIRETLVQSNGDVAETIATLGIARKTFYDKLQRHGINRADYVKNGAA, encoded by the coding sequence ATGATGGCAGGTGGAACCATATTTCTGGTGGATGACGACTCCCAGCTGCGCAAGGCGATGGTGCAGACGTTGGAACTCGACGGATTGCCCGTCACCTCCTTTTCCCGCGCCGAACAGGCACTTGCAGCGCTCAACGAGGATTTCGACGGCGTCGTCATCACCGATGTGCGCATGCCCGGCATGACCGGGCTTGAGTTCTTCGACCATGTTCGCAGGATCGATGCCGACCTGCCTGTTATCCTCATCACTGGCCACGGTGATGTGCCGATGGCGGTCGATGCCCTGCACAACGGCGCCTATGATTTCATCGCCAAACCATTCCCCGCCGAACGCATGGTTGAAAGCGCCCGCCGCGCGCTGGAAAAGCGCCGCCTCGTGCTGGAAAACCGCGCGCTTCGCCGGGCGAGTGCTCAAGCCGAGGACGATTTGCCGCTGATTGGCCAGACGCCCGCAATGGAACGCCTGCGCACCACGCTCCGGCACATTGCTGATACGGATGTAGACGTGCTGGTGGCAGGTGAGACGGGCAGCGGCAAGGAAGTGGTGGCAACGGCGCTGCATCGCTGGAGCAAGAAGCGATCCAGGGGCAATTTTGTGGCGCTGAATTGCGGTGCGCTGCCGGAAACGGTGATCGAAAGCGAGCTTTTCGGCCATGAGCCGGGTGCTTTCACCGGTGCGCAGAAAAAACGCGTTGGTCGCATCGAACATTCAAGCGGCGGCACGCTGTTTCTCGACGAGATCGAAAGCATGCCGCTTGCCGTACAGGTGAAGATGTTGCGCGTTCTGGAAATGCGCGAGGTCTCGCCACTCGGTTCAAATGAGGAGCGACCGGTCGATATTCGCGTGGTGGCGGCGGCGAAGGTGGATCTCGGCGACCCGGCCGAGCGTGGCACGTTTCGCGAGGACCTATATTACCGGCTGAATGTGGTGACGCTGTCGATACCGCCGCTGCGCGAACGCAAGGCGGATATTCCGCTGCTGTTTTCGCACTTCGTCACCAAGGCCGCCAACCGGTTCAACATGCCGGTGCCGCAGATCAGCGCCGGCGTTTCCCGCCGCCTTAACGACTACGACTGGCCGGGCAATGTGCGCGAACTCGGGCATTTCGCTGAAAGGGTGGTATTGGGGCTGGAGATGGATGCGGCCACCACGACTGTTTCGCAATCGAGCGTTCCGGCTTCCGGCACCCTGCCAGAGCGAATGGATGAAATGGAAGCGCAGATCATTCGCGAAACGCTTGTGCAATCTAATGGCGACGTGGCCGAAACCATTGCGACACTCGGAATTGCCCGCAAGACCTTTTACGACAAGCTGCAACGTCACGGCATCAACCGGGCGGATTATGTGAAAAACGGCGCTGCTTGA
- a CDS encoding sensor histidine kinase, giving the protein MTQEDQASHSQARRRAQWLALVGLWLLVSLGVLLVADDFARNQAIRTAASEASTDAELKIALLNVALERPRAIPLVLSGDPDLATALDGGGASAIDRLNRKLEGLIEGTQSSVIYVTGPTGLTIASSNWRQADSFVGSNYAFREYFQAAMNTGMSEHYALGNVSRRPGLYISRRIDAADGRPLGVVIAKVEFNRLEADWNIGGKPVYVVDRNGVVLMTSVPDWRFKTVAPIDEARRKAISESLQFGNEALTTLPFRMARLSSDGVPLVRVDDPASERGDYLRLETPVPTTSWTLHYLQPVAPALNAAIREGRVVALATLMPLMALSALWLWRRHKALREKEEEQRARTELEMKVQERTRDLTRTRDHLQAEIALHEKTTGELRNVQHELVQANRLSILGQVAAGVAHEINQPVATIRAFADNARTLLKRDRMAEANENLENIAALTDRIGTITGDLKILARKGRTAAEPVSLKLVIEGAVMLLRSRFSGQMDALDIVLPDQDLKVLGSRIRLEQILINLLQNALEATEAIDAARVEVRVREEGDMVLLSVSDNGTGIPEAIRAQLFSPFNTSKESGLGLGLVISNDIASDYGGRIEVTSSEAGTSFSVYLKRA; this is encoded by the coding sequence ATGACCCAAGAAGATCAGGCCTCTCATTCCCAGGCACGACGGCGCGCTCAATGGCTGGCGTTGGTGGGCTTGTGGCTGCTCGTCAGCCTGGGAGTTCTGTTGGTTGCCGATGACTTTGCGCGAAACCAGGCAATACGCACCGCCGCGTCCGAGGCCTCCACCGATGCCGAACTCAAGATCGCGCTTCTGAATGTCGCGCTCGAGCGGCCGCGAGCCATTCCGCTGGTTCTGTCCGGCGATCCCGACCTTGCGACTGCGCTGGATGGCGGTGGCGCGTCTGCCATTGACCGGCTGAACCGCAAGCTGGAGGGGCTGATCGAAGGCACGCAGTCCTCTGTCATCTACGTGACCGGACCGACCGGCTTGACAATTGCCTCGAGTAACTGGCGACAGGCCGACAGCTTCGTCGGCTCCAATTATGCCTTCCGCGAGTATTTTCAGGCGGCGATGAATACCGGCATGTCCGAACATTATGCGCTTGGCAATGTCAGCCGCCGGCCGGGCCTTTATATCTCGCGCCGCATCGATGCCGCAGACGGTCGGCCGCTCGGCGTCGTCATCGCCAAGGTGGAGTTCAACCGTCTGGAGGCGGATTGGAACATCGGCGGCAAACCGGTCTATGTGGTTGACAGGAACGGCGTCGTGCTGATGACGAGCGTGCCGGATTGGCGCTTCAAGACCGTAGCGCCGATTGACGAGGCGCGACGCAAAGCCATTTCCGAAAGCCTGCAATTCGGTAACGAGGCGCTTACGACGCTGCCGTTCCGGATGGCGCGACTCTCGAGCGACGGCGTTCCGCTCGTCCGTGTCGATGACCCGGCAAGTGAGCGCGGCGATTATCTGCGGTTGGAAACGCCGGTGCCGACGACCTCATGGACACTGCATTATCTGCAGCCGGTGGCACCGGCGCTGAACGCCGCCATTCGCGAGGGCAGGGTGGTGGCGCTGGCAACGCTGATGCCGCTGATGGCGCTTTCGGCTCTGTGGCTGTGGCGCCGGCACAAGGCGCTGAGGGAAAAGGAAGAGGAGCAGCGCGCCCGCACCGAGCTGGAAATGAAGGTGCAGGAGCGCACCCGTGACCTGACGAGGACCCGCGACCATCTTCAGGCGGAAATTGCCCTGCACGAAAAGACGACAGGTGAATTGCGCAACGTGCAGCACGAGCTAGTGCAGGCCAACCGTCTCTCCATTCTAGGGCAGGTGGCGGCGGGCGTTGCCCACGAAATCAACCAGCCGGTAGCGACGATCCGCGCCTTTGCCGACAATGCCCGCACCCTGCTGAAACGCGACCGCATGGCGGAGGCCAACGAAAATCTCGAAAACATCGCGGCATTGACCGATCGCATCGGCACGATTACCGGCGACCTGAAGATATTGGCGCGCAAGGGCCGCACCGCTGCCGAACCGGTCAGTCTCAAACTGGTCATCGAAGGCGCGGTGATGCTGTTGCGCAGTCGTTTTTCCGGACAGATGGATGCACTTGATATCGTGTTGCCGGATCAGGACCTGAAGGTGCTTGGCAGCCGCATCCGGCTCGAGCAAATTCTCATCAACCTTCTGCAAAACGCACTGGAAGCCACTGAAGCGATTGATGCGGCGCGTGTCGAGGTGCGGGTGCGCGAGGAAGGGGACATGGTCTTGCTTTCGGTCAGCGACAATGGGACCGGCATTCCCGAAGCGATCCGCGCCCAACTTTTTTCGCCCTTTAATACATCCAAGGAAAGCGGCCTAGGCCTTGGTCTCGTCATCTCCAACGATATCGCCTCCGATTATGGCGGGCGTATTGAGGTAACGAGCAGCGAGGCAGGCACGTCTTTTTCCGTATATCTGAAGCGAGCATGA